From one Streptomyces sp. SCSIO 30461 genomic stretch:
- a CDS encoding SH3 domain-containing protein, producing MRSTRIALSAAGLAALASPLLSAPAASAAITPTAVTAVAAVPAVDCDYLPPLPYAVHTKVVNIRSKATTKSTAVGLLYDSHTFTVHKKSGNWLYITDRTTGVKGWVSGTYVYRDVRMCLD from the coding sequence ATGCGCTCAACCCGCATAGCTCTATCTGCCGCCGGGCTCGCGGCCCTCGCTTCGCCGCTGTTGTCGGCTCCTGCCGCGAGCGCGGCCATCACTCCCACCGCCGTGACCGCTGTGGCCGCCGTACCTGCTGTGGACTGCGATTACCTGCCGCCGCTGCCGTACGCGGTCCATACGAAGGTCGTGAACATCCGCTCCAAGGCCACGACGAAGTCGACCGCGGTCGGCCTGCTCTACGACAGCCACACGTTCACCGTGCACAAGAAGAGCGGGAACTGGCTCTACATCACGGACCGGACCACCGGCGTGAAGGGCTGGGTTTCCGGGACCTACGTGTACCGCGACGTCCGAATGTGCCTCGACTGA